The following are encoded in a window of Acipenser ruthenus chromosome 26, fAciRut3.2 maternal haplotype, whole genome shotgun sequence genomic DNA:
- the LOC117430740 gene encoding ETS-related transcription factor Elf-1 — translation MATAVQPSELMFEFASNGMDEINQLDDPSVFPAVIVEQIPAADLMQVYSGLESDEVPNGIMADTSLDVAEEQIIGVNIGLSVESSCPDNEETMETIEAAEALLNMESPNNILDEKRMLHGYGTLLGSELTYVSLRPEQLQNSFNGIDVSFDEEESMDEIPQKSPSKPHRKKKVRKPRPVRPCSPVSAPSLPLKKKSKDGKGNTIYLWEFLLALLQDKNTCPKYIKWTQREKGIFKLVDSKAVSKLWGKHKNKPDMNYETMGRALRYYYQRGILAKVEGQRLVYQFKEMPKDLIVIDDEDNQGCDSIPGHMVNHSVSPGGRGGQRGTPRSSQGRTPPQPVLMRSVKQEQTSGMVFQEVNGRLSGEQLLQTVHVLQPNQGAAVPAPAQTHTIRAINVPASAQASYPMMLTSGTQGGGTVTLQTVPLTTMLANGDTATSPTQRVILHTVPSSTPGLKDMVFQTALTSTASGASENLQQQQQLLVTSLGSSSGGLINTMAQSSSLNGITRLVTLNASGQPVVAQHPGTVIATVIKPSEMNGIHIKEEILDTQYLQSLVNGDLTADSNNGATKKGSADGAGMEFSYRTVIITGAQDTSQVLAAELNGHSEGEEQSRSPTVGLTPVEELEVNGELALEPDHRPTQHNSAPQGLSHGMEEVQQIQLTRCPPLAVQVSSASFASVQIKQEPLDT, via the exons ATGGCGACTGCAGTTCAACCAAGCGAGTTGATGTTTGAATTTGCCAGCAATGGGATGGATGAAATCAACCAG CTTGACGACCCGTCTGTGTTCCCGGCAGTGATTGTGGAGCAGATCCCTGCTGCTGACCTCATGCAGGTGTACTCAGGGCTGGAGTCAGACGAGGTCCCCAATGGGATCATGGCAGACACCTCGCTGGATGTTGCTGAAGAACAGATCATTGGCGTGAACATTGGACTCTCAG TGGAATCCTCCTGCCCCGATAACGAGGAGACGATGGAAACGATAGAGGCTGCAGAAGCACTTTTGAACATGGAGTCGCCCAACAACATCCTGGATGAGAAGCGCATGC TTCATGGCTATGGCACTCTGCTGGGCAGTGAACTCACCTATGTGTCACTGCGGCCCGAGCAGCTCCAGAACAGCTTCAATGGAATAGATGTGTCCTTTGATGAGGAGGAATCCATGGATGAAATCCCACAGAAGAGCCCCAGTAAACCTCACAGGAAAAAGAAAG TTCGGAAACCGAGACCAGTCCGTCCCTGTTCCCCTGTGAGTGCTCCCAGCCTTCCTCTGAAGAAGAAAAGCAAGGATGGAAAAG GGAACACAATCTACCTGTGGGAGTTTCTCCTTGCGCTGCTTCAGGATAAGAACACGTGTCCCAAGTACATCAAGTGGACCCAGAGGGAAAAGGGCATTTTCAAGCTGGTGGATTCCAAAGCTGTATCCAAACTCTGGGGCAAGCACAAAAATAAGCCTGATATGAACTACGAAACGATGGGCCGGGCCCTCAG GTATTATTACCAGCGTGGCATCCTAGCGAAAGTGGAGGGCCAGAGACTGGTGTACCAGTTCAAAGAAATGCCCAAGGACCTGATAGTAATCGATGACGAGGACAACCAGGGCTGTGATTCCATTCCCGGTCACATGGTGAACCACTCCGTCTCCCCGGGGGGCAGGGGAGGGCAGCGCGGGACGCCTCGCTCCAGCCAGGGAAGGACCCCCCCGCAGCCGGTCCTGATGCGCTCAGTGAAACAGGAGCAGACCTCCGGGATGGTGTTTCAGGAGGTGAACGGGAGGCTGTCGGGGGAACAGCTCCTGCAAACTGTACACGTCCTGCAGCCGAACCAGGGAGCAGCCGTCCCTGCACCAGCTCAAACACATACAATCAG GGCCATCAATGTGCCAGCATCAGCCCAGGCTAGCTACCCTATGATGCTCACCTCAGGAACTCAAGGTGGGGGGACTGTGACTCTGCAGACTGTGCCTCTGACCACTATGTTGGCCAACGGAGACACTGCAACCTCTCCTACACAGAGGGTGATCCTTCACACAGTGCCCTCATCTACCCCGGGGCTCAAAGACATGGTGTTCCAGACAGCATTAACCTCCACAGCCAGTGGTGCTTCTGAGAACCtccagcaacaacagcagctctTGGTCACCAGCCTTGGCTCCTCATCTGGTGGTCTGATCAACACCATGGCCCAGTCCAGCTCCTTGAACGGCATCACCCGCCTGGTCACGCTCAACGCCAGCGGGCAGCCTGTAGTGGCACAACATCCTGGCACAGTCATCGCCACCGTCATCAAACCCAGCGAGATGAACGGCATCCACATCAAAGAGGAGATCCTGGACACACAGTACCTGCAGTCCCTGGTCAACGGCGATCTCACCGCTGACTCCAATAATGGGGCAACTAAGAAAGGATCTGCAGATGGAGCAGGGATGGAGTTCAGTTACCGAACCGTCATCATCACAGGAGCTCAGGACACCAGCCAAGTACTGGCAGCCGAGCTCAATGGACATTCGGAGGGTGAAGAACAGAGCAGAAGCCCTACGGTTGGTCTTACGCCTGTGGAAGAACTGGAAGTCAATGGGGAATTGGCGTTGGAGCCTGACCATAGACCAACACAGCACAATTCAGCCCCACAGGGCCTCTCCCATGGGATGGAAGAGGTCCAGCAAATACAACTGACCAGGTGCCCGCCTCTGGCTGTTCAAGTCAGTTCTGCCTCCTTTGCCTCTGTACAGATAAAGCAAGAACCTTTGGACACATAA